Proteins from a genomic interval of Sphingobacterium sp. SYP-B4668:
- a CDS encoding cobaltochelatase subunit CobN — translation MDIKKIGFGCWLVFFMLLHMPYGVAQQLKTQKRIALLVSDNYSKPVADAIRLLQREPEFASRFEVINGQSCQTSIEAADIVICYVHTPQMLQRYTPQMQQVVQRGGWVYAVGSSPEADDYQKWGMRFDKTVDHYFENPSAANIKELVLLLAVRHLGAAFDTKPPQVYPEQGIVDWSTGQIYTSFAAFEDANGRKGGGLPTVGLYAFRYEFVTGQDAYLRDYARGFADAGYQVLLFYGFPLDKALNAYCTDSLGKARIDALVSFSSLPGGAPERVAESFSRLGVPVINGVTSSKSLAEWQVDKVGIAISERTMAFVRPEIMGQIQPTVVATQERYTDSAGLVFKQKIALPGRVENLVEKVKAWSRLRRLRNDEKDVTLIYYNGHPGKHNIGASYLNVLPKSMHSILQALQQNGYDLGGIPPTADEIFNDVMKGGRNIGTWAPGELTRMVQQDNPVLVPMETYRKWFAELHPQFQEQVVRKWGVPDSAHIMVWKDEQQRAFFVLPQVNFGKVHLMPQPARGWEEDSEAIFHDINLPPHHQYIAFYLYLQHQSKTNALIHLGTHGTLEWLSGREAGADNSDAADALLGGMVNIYPYIMDNVGEGTQAKRRGGAVIIDHLTPPFQEAGLRPELRQLAGVINDYTTAMDKSPVLAATHLQEVNRLAKSTNVVRDLDIVDELQHQDIQLLEHYLQELNEKQTPMGMHTFGVSPDSTQAMLTAQAMVNRQKALSEDELKLQRADYYGRLLASGPAEMQALLDGLDGKYIAPATGNDPIRNPDALPTGKNFYAFDPSRMPSPGIYEAGERLATELVESYRQKHGGRYPDKVAFNLWSVETIRHEGIMEAQLLSLLGIRPQYDGFGKVKGVERISRDHLGRPRVDVVITPSGLYRDMFPQMMQLIDQAVLLAYRSPESDNVVRQHVDSTKQQLAEIGITDSTLRERLALVRLFGSESGSYGIGVDRAVQASDKWENNTSVASVYFNRSSHLYGQGFWGVGGAELERITGKDLAVSLFQKALSGTKAVVHSRSTNVYGVLDNDDFFQYLGGMALAITQVDGVEPDIVVTNLIDPNDMRQERLDKFIGRELHTRYLNPEWIKKMTSEGYAGARMIGQVVDNMWGWQATTDHAIQEADWQEWHDVYIADKYALDIKERFADAGNLHAYQQMLARMLEVVRKEYWRPSDKTLQSLVTAYLETGQEMGVSCSDQVCGNEKLLKFVEQNVNTADQQRALSNLHQELGRVWNGFQNHDNAASENSRSSTSELPPTTGSAVQKQTVSTPSSTAKASRATAVENTEIPKSEQVLKGFKMEEERLISMQANPQNMPSAQHWETLVGLLMVMAMGFGWRTDDT, via the coding sequence ATGGACATAAAAAAAATAGGATTTGGTTGTTGGTTGGTGTTTTTCATGTTGCTGCATATGCCATACGGCGTAGCGCAGCAACTGAAAACCCAAAAACGTATTGCACTTCTGGTATCGGACAACTATAGTAAGCCTGTAGCGGATGCCATCCGGTTGTTGCAGCGGGAACCAGAATTTGCCTCTCGTTTTGAGGTGATAAACGGTCAAAGTTGTCAGACCTCCATTGAAGCTGCCGATATAGTCATCTGCTATGTACATACCCCGCAGATGTTGCAGCGCTATACTCCGCAAATGCAGCAGGTGGTACAACGAGGTGGTTGGGTATATGCGGTGGGCAGTAGTCCTGAAGCTGACGACTATCAAAAGTGGGGCATGCGATTTGACAAAACAGTGGACCATTATTTTGAGAATCCCAGTGCGGCAAACATCAAAGAACTAGTCCTTCTATTGGCGGTGCGACATTTAGGGGCTGCCTTCGATACCAAACCCCCTCAAGTATATCCTGAACAGGGTATCGTAGACTGGTCTACGGGACAGATTTATACCTCATTTGCAGCTTTTGAGGACGCTAATGGAAGGAAAGGGGGAGGATTGCCCACGGTAGGGCTCTATGCTTTCCGCTATGAATTTGTCACTGGTCAAGATGCCTACCTGCGTGACTATGCACGTGGATTTGCGGATGCTGGGTATCAAGTATTGCTATTCTATGGCTTTCCGCTGGACAAAGCGCTCAACGCATACTGCACAGACAGTCTCGGTAAAGCCAGAATCGATGCCTTGGTTAGCTTTTCCTCTCTTCCTGGGGGAGCTCCAGAGCGTGTAGCTGAAAGCTTTTCAAGGCTAGGGGTGCCGGTTATAAATGGGGTCACCAGCAGTAAAAGTCTAGCCGAATGGCAAGTTGATAAGGTGGGTATAGCCATCTCAGAACGCACCATGGCCTTTGTGCGTCCCGAGATTATGGGGCAAATACAACCGACTGTAGTAGCTACACAGGAGCGATATACGGATAGTGCAGGCCTTGTCTTCAAGCAGAAAATAGCCTTGCCAGGGCGCGTGGAGAATTTGGTCGAAAAGGTAAAAGCTTGGTCGCGGTTAAGGCGCCTTCGTAATGATGAAAAAGACGTCACCCTAATTTATTATAATGGCCACCCTGGCAAACATAATATAGGAGCCAGTTACCTCAATGTACTGCCAAAGAGTATGCACAGCATCTTGCAAGCGTTGCAACAAAACGGATATGACCTGGGGGGAATCCCACCGACAGCGGACGAAATCTTCAACGATGTGATGAAGGGTGGGCGTAATATCGGCACTTGGGCTCCTGGAGAATTGACACGCATGGTCCAGCAAGATAATCCCGTGTTGGTACCTATGGAAACCTATAGGAAATGGTTTGCCGAATTGCACCCTCAGTTTCAGGAGCAGGTAGTTCGCAAATGGGGCGTGCCTGATTCGGCGCACATCATGGTTTGGAAAGATGAGCAGCAGCGTGCCTTTTTCGTGCTGCCACAAGTGAATTTTGGAAAAGTACACCTCATGCCTCAACCCGCGCGCGGTTGGGAAGAGGACAGCGAAGCCATCTTCCATGATATCAACTTGCCCCCTCATCACCAATACATTGCATTCTATTTGTATCTACAGCATCAATCGAAGACCAATGCGCTGATCCACCTCGGTACCCACGGCACCTTAGAGTGGCTCTCGGGTAGGGAGGCAGGAGCTGATAACAGTGATGCGGCCGATGCATTATTAGGAGGTATGGTGAATATATATCCCTATATCATGGACAATGTAGGGGAGGGCACACAGGCTAAGCGTAGGGGTGGGGCCGTTATTATCGACCACCTGACGCCTCCCTTTCAGGAAGCCGGCCTACGCCCCGAGCTACGCCAACTGGCTGGGGTTATCAATGATTATACTACGGCAATGGATAAAAGTCCTGTATTGGCTGCGACGCATCTACAGGAGGTCAACCGATTGGCCAAGAGCACCAATGTGGTACGCGACTTGGATATCGTTGATGAACTGCAGCACCAGGATATTCAGCTATTGGAACATTACCTCCAGGAGCTGAATGAAAAACAGACGCCTATGGGTATGCATACCTTTGGTGTCTCTCCAGATTCAACACAAGCTATGTTGACAGCCCAAGCGATGGTCAATAGACAGAAAGCGCTGTCTGAAGACGAGTTGAAACTACAACGAGCGGATTACTATGGACGCCTATTGGCCAGTGGTCCGGCTGAAATGCAGGCATTATTGGATGGCCTGGATGGCAAGTACATAGCGCCTGCCACGGGCAATGATCCGATTCGAAATCCAGATGCGTTGCCCACGGGTAAGAATTTTTATGCTTTCGATCCCTCGCGGATGCCCTCACCGGGAATCTATGAAGCAGGAGAACGCTTGGCGACAGAACTTGTGGAGTCGTATCGTCAAAAGCATGGTGGACGTTATCCCGATAAGGTAGCCTTCAATCTATGGTCTGTAGAGACCATACGTCATGAAGGGATTATGGAAGCGCAGCTCTTGAGTCTATTGGGGATACGTCCCCAATATGATGGCTTTGGCAAGGTCAAAGGAGTAGAGCGTATCTCTCGAGATCATTTGGGAAGGCCTCGTGTAGATGTCGTGATTACGCCCTCGGGTCTCTATCGTGATATGTTTCCGCAAATGATGCAGCTTATCGACCAAGCGGTGCTATTGGCCTATAGGTCGCCTGAATCGGATAATGTGGTACGCCAACATGTCGACTCCACCAAACAACAACTGGCGGAGATTGGAATCACGGATAGCACGCTGCGTGAGCGGCTTGCACTGGTTCGGCTTTTCGGGTCGGAGTCGGGAAGTTATGGCATAGGTGTAGATCGTGCTGTGCAAGCATCCGATAAATGGGAAAATAACACTTCAGTAGCATCGGTATATTTTAACCGGTCAAGTCACCTGTATGGACAGGGATTCTGGGGGGTAGGCGGTGCTGAATTGGAACGTATAACGGGTAAGGATCTAGCGGTGTCGCTGTTTCAAAAAGCTTTATCAGGAACAAAGGCTGTAGTGCATAGTCGTTCGACGAATGTATATGGGGTGCTTGATAACGATGATTTTTTTCAATATCTGGGAGGTATGGCGCTGGCTATTACGCAGGTGGATGGTGTCGAACCGGACATTGTAGTGACCAACCTAATCGATCCGAATGATATGCGACAAGAGCGCTTGGATAAGTTTATCGGGCGTGAACTTCATACCCGTTACCTCAATCCTGAATGGATAAAGAAAATGACTTCCGAAGGATATGCCGGCGCTCGGATGATTGGTCAGGTGGTCGACAATATGTGGGGTTGGCAGGCGACGACTGACCACGCTATACAGGAGGCAGATTGGCAAGAATGGCACGATGTATATATAGCAGATAAATATGCGCTCGATATAAAAGAGCGTTTTGCAGACGCAGGCAATCTACATGCCTATCAACAGATGTTGGCGCGTATGCTAGAAGTGGTGCGCAAAGAGTACTGGCGACCTAGCGACAAAACATTACAAAGTTTAGTAACCGCTTATCTGGAAACCGGGCAGGAGATGGGTGTATCTTGCTCGGACCAGGTATGTGGAAATGAAAAGCTGTTGAAGTTTGTCGAACAGAACGTGAATACAGCAGACCAGCAGAGGGCACTTTCTAATTTGCATCAAGAATTGGGACGCGTATGGAACGGATTCCAAAACCATGACAATGCTGCTTCCGAAAATAGCCGTAGTTCAACTTCGGAGCTGCCGCCAACGACAGGGTCTGCTGTGCAGAAGCAAACGGTATCAACGCCTTCCAGTACCGCTAAGGCAAGTAGGGCAACAGCGGTAGAAAATACGGAGATACCTAAGAGCGAACAGGTATTGAAGGGATTTAAGATGGAGGAGGAACGGCTAATCTCTATGCAGGCTAACCCCCAGAACATGCCATCAGCCCAACATTGGGAAACTTTGGTCGGGTTGCTGATGGTTATGGCAATGGGGTTTGGATGGCGTACAGACGATACTTGA
- a CDS encoding MotA/TolQ/ExbB proton channel family protein — MLTFIEHILFQLANWLHLPVFLGLLAMVCWVVWSCGAVLREALNRKGDSRVNAFFEQNSEEIRICLADKDNADINVTELVQKWERKENEKLDRIRFLIKVAPSLGLVGTLIPMGQALATLSTGDMSAMANHMVVAFTATIVGLACGIVAYMITLKKEQWLAKDFLACEVLLERQLRKETDDRQLENRIQAHI; from the coding sequence ATGCTAACATTTATAGAACACATCCTTTTTCAACTCGCAAATTGGCTACACCTGCCTGTATTTCTAGGGCTATTGGCAATGGTATGCTGGGTGGTGTGGTCATGTGGTGCCGTATTACGCGAAGCGCTTAACCGGAAGGGTGATAGTCGTGTGAATGCCTTTTTCGAACAAAATAGCGAGGAGATCCGCATCTGCCTGGCTGATAAAGATAATGCGGACATCAATGTGACCGAATTGGTGCAAAAATGGGAAAGGAAAGAAAATGAAAAATTGGATCGTATCCGATTCTTGATAAAGGTCGCGCCTTCATTGGGATTGGTGGGTACTTTAATTCCTATGGGGCAAGCACTTGCAACGCTATCTACGGGTGACATGTCTGCTATGGCCAACCACATGGTTGTCGCTTTTACGGCAACCATTGTGGGGCTGGCCTGCGGTATTGTCGCATATATGATCACCTTGAAAAAGGAGCAGTGGCTTGCGAAGGATTTCCTGGCTTGCGAGGTTTTGTTGGAACGTCAGCTGCGGAAAGAAACGGATGATCGTCAATTAGAGAACAGGATACAAGCGCATATATAA
- a CDS encoding helix-turn-helix transcriptional regulator — protein MSRPSKLILTFFLFFITFALYAQQIDPNRLHEEISNLNDNNQNEKSILLLEKIINDPKSTPYDRYIAYLEKSLTYKQLYNYSGALNNLELAYQEGQKSDRVEEAETRVTVERILIHFDLKNEKELLELLKQVKPDNLQYIHRETRAFYECVLGHLELRKENYSEADQYFDACIRLLEQENPKHLPIIYKVKVELYNLMGLKEKALEAFKIGLDYANKYNIDLYKITMYETIIYYYTSNKEYEKAYLAQKTVSEARRQYDAANRSGKLNVLEKELLQQRSDIETVNKRNMMWLFSCIILLLCALIFVLFKLYHSNKHRRILMEKEMEQMRARLAQYITPTSDASRDDLTAKLGNQQLKARHTEIIELVKQGKTNKEIGAFLFISENTVKYHLKTIYDILDIDNRSALIDKNQ, from the coding sequence ATGAGTAGACCTTCAAAGCTTATTCTAACGTTCTTTTTATTCTTCATTACATTTGCCCTTTATGCGCAGCAAATCGACCCAAACAGATTGCACGAAGAGATATCCAATCTAAATGACAACAATCAAAATGAAAAATCGATCCTCCTATTGGAGAAAATCATCAATGACCCCAAGTCTACCCCTTATGACCGCTACATCGCCTACCTGGAAAAATCACTCACTTACAAGCAGCTTTATAATTACTCAGGAGCACTCAACAATCTAGAGCTTGCTTATCAAGAGGGGCAAAAGAGCGATCGTGTCGAAGAGGCCGAAACACGAGTCACTGTCGAGCGCATACTCATCCATTTCGACCTCAAGAATGAAAAGGAACTTTTGGAATTGTTGAAACAAGTCAAACCAGACAATCTCCAATACATACACAGAGAAACTAGAGCCTTCTATGAATGCGTATTGGGTCACCTAGAGCTTCGCAAAGAAAATTACTCCGAAGCCGATCAGTACTTTGACGCTTGCATTCGATTGTTGGAGCAAGAAAACCCCAAGCATCTGCCCATCATCTACAAGGTCAAAGTAGAGCTTTACAACTTAATGGGTCTTAAAGAAAAGGCATTGGAAGCCTTTAAAATAGGTTTGGACTATGCAAATAAATACAACATCGACCTGTACAAGATTACGATGTATGAAACCATTATCTATTATTATACATCAAATAAAGAGTATGAAAAAGCCTATCTAGCGCAAAAGACCGTCAGCGAAGCGCGTAGACAATATGACGCAGCAAACCGGAGTGGCAAGCTTAATGTCTTGGAAAAAGAGCTCTTACAGCAACGAAGTGATATCGAGACGGTCAATAAGAGAAATATGATGTGGCTTTTCAGTTGCATCATCCTGCTGCTATGTGCCCTTATCTTCGTGCTATTCAAACTTTACCATTCCAATAAGCACCGTCGTATCCTGATGGAGAAAGAAATGGAGCAGATGCGTGCTCGCCTAGCGCAATACATTACACCTACTTCCGATGCATCCCGTGATGATCTCACCGCAAAATTGGGCAACCAACAGCTCAAAGCAAGGCATACGGAAATTATTGAACTGGTCAAACAGGGGAAGACCAACAAAGAAATCGGGGCCTTTCTATTCATCTCGGAGAATACTGTAAAATATCACTTGAAGACTATCTACGATATCTTAGACATAGACAATCGATCGGCGTTAATCGATAAAAATCAGTAG
- a CDS encoding DUF2149 domain-containing protein produces MRLLNKDRYEAVRAPLEDPISGVANLFDISVVLIVAMIMALMSALNVLDLFDPETEMTMTKKTKDGQMEIITKKGKEINVKKISPEEAAGQGERLGTAYQLDDGQVIYIPEK; encoded by the coding sequence ATGAGATTATTGAATAAAGATAGATATGAGGCTGTGCGGGCCCCGTTAGAAGATCCCATCAGTGGAGTGGCCAACTTGTTCGACATCAGTGTAGTACTGATTGTAGCCATGATCATGGCCCTCATGTCGGCTTTGAATGTGCTCGATCTTTTCGATCCGGAAACCGAAATGACGATGACCAAGAAGACGAAAGACGGCCAGATGGAAATCATCACGAAGAAAGGCAAGGAAATCAACGTAAAGAAGATATCACCAGAAGAAGCTGCTGGTCAGGGTGAGCGACTAGGTACGGCCTATCAATTGGATGATGGACAAGTCATTTATATCCCAGAAAAGTAA
- a CDS encoding TonB-dependent receptor, translating into MNIPYFPSRTYRRNFRRLQRQFGLLVLFNLFLLDSYGQQTISKTPVFVGHLQDSLGEPISGASIMQRGKGIVAVSDRHGTFRLHLVKTTAILVQHVGFEALELDVRATPDSSQQHWVMKRKSSFLDMVTVTASTLPKELRQISSSVSILQKDAPELRQLQSIDEALSYMPGVMVDRSRGLTTTGTHTGVILRGTGSANRTLVLKDGVPINDAYTGGVSEWNSLATNSIERIEVVRGPGSSIYGSSSMGGTINLVTQKPTDALLLGADLRYGSMNTYQASVKLGKRFAKRWGAVAFAEYKATDGYAYMADSLWKDYYQKPQTSLLNINTKLTYDFDNGGTLAATADFNRQKPLTGTSILYDESSMTGNYQLRYQNNKARFAPDILAYYNVQSRMTTALNWNAKEEAFNSTSYLSRVPLDTYGIIAKVSHRVGINDLTVGADLRFTEVVSRKEYPDKGMQNFNGRQDFVSLFVNDDVRFSDKLHANLGLRLDHWANRDGYFFDNLSGKEVTIDYDAARSTVLTPKVGLTYELLTNLRLRSVYATGFRAPAAYYMYNAAPLGSSFRLGNPELKPERMRYAIDFGADLQLMEQLELSATVYTSEYSDFLAAVLIDPEEVPSYFDPGNLPVRQYINIGKVGLWGVESAVKYRVSSALTTQVSYFYNQSEIKKYETNPEYVGREMSDNPHSIYSAALIYDHPRVGHASIWGRHTGAFFGDLENTVEKKMESVTVVDLKLARSFGPIGVNFTVNNLFDKLYFGSYTSAKSYYYAPARTILLGINYNL; encoded by the coding sequence ATGAACATACCATATTTTCCTTCACGAACCTATCGACGAAATTTTCGACGATTACAGCGCCAATTTGGCTTACTTGTCTTATTCAATTTATTCCTATTAGACAGCTATGGACAGCAGACGATATCAAAGACCCCTGTATTTGTTGGCCATCTCCAAGATTCATTGGGTGAGCCTATTAGCGGTGCTTCCATCATGCAGCGCGGCAAAGGCATAGTCGCGGTGAGCGATCGGCACGGTACATTTAGATTGCATCTCGTCAAAACCACTGCTATCTTGGTACAGCATGTGGGATTTGAAGCTTTAGAATTGGATGTACGAGCTACTCCGGATAGTAGCCAACAGCATTGGGTGATGAAACGCAAATCGAGCTTCTTGGACATGGTGACGGTTACAGCATCTACTTTGCCTAAAGAGCTGCGCCAGATTTCATCCAGCGTATCTATCTTGCAGAAGGATGCACCTGAACTTCGGCAGTTGCAGAGTATTGATGAGGCACTATCATACATGCCAGGTGTGATGGTAGATAGGAGCAGAGGGCTCACGACCACTGGTACGCATACAGGGGTGATTCTCCGCGGAACGGGGTCGGCTAACCGCACCTTGGTCTTGAAAGATGGTGTACCCATCAACGATGCTTACACCGGAGGTGTGTCTGAATGGAACAGCTTGGCGACCAACAGCATCGAGCGTATAGAAGTGGTGCGTGGCCCTGGCTCTTCTATATACGGATCAAGCTCCATGGGTGGGACCATCAATCTGGTGACCCAAAAGCCGACAGATGCACTGCTATTGGGTGCCGATCTGCGCTATGGGTCGATGAATACCTACCAGGCGAGTGTCAAATTAGGAAAGCGATTTGCAAAGCGCTGGGGCGCTGTGGCCTTTGCGGAATACAAAGCGACGGACGGCTACGCCTATATGGCAGATAGTCTATGGAAGGACTACTATCAAAAGCCACAGACTTCATTGCTCAACATCAACACCAAGCTCACCTATGATTTTGACAATGGCGGTACATTGGCGGCGACAGCCGACTTTAATAGGCAGAAGCCATTGACGGGCACATCGATACTGTATGATGAGAGCAGCATGACGGGCAATTATCAACTACGCTACCAAAATAACAAAGCTCGCTTTGCTCCGGATATATTGGCCTACTACAATGTACAGAGTCGAATGACTACGGCGCTCAATTGGAATGCCAAAGAGGAAGCATTTAACAGTACAAGCTACCTATCCAGGGTACCGTTGGACACCTATGGTATCATTGCTAAAGTGAGTCATCGGGTAGGAATCAACGATTTGACGGTCGGTGCGGATTTGCGCTTTACGGAGGTCGTGTCGAGAAAGGAATATCCGGACAAGGGCATGCAGAATTTTAATGGCCGACAGGATTTTGTTTCCTTGTTCGTCAATGATGATGTGCGATTTTCAGATAAGCTACATGCCAACCTAGGCCTGCGGCTCGACCATTGGGCAAATCGGGACGGGTATTTCTTCGATAATCTTTCTGGCAAAGAAGTCACGATAGATTATGATGCAGCGCGCTCTACCGTGCTGACACCCAAAGTTGGCCTTACCTATGAGCTGCTTACCAACTTGCGTCTGCGATCGGTATATGCGACAGGCTTTAGGGCACCAGCTGCCTACTATATGTACAACGCTGCTCCATTGGGTTCTTCCTTTCGATTGGGCAACCCTGAGTTGAAGCCCGAACGTATGCGGTATGCTATTGATTTCGGTGCTGACCTTCAATTGATGGAGCAACTTGAATTGTCAGCGACGGTATATACATCTGAATACAGTGATTTTCTAGCGGCCGTATTGATCGACCCCGAAGAAGTACCGTCGTATTTTGACCCCGGAAACTTGCCGGTACGTCAATATATTAATATTGGAAAGGTAGGGTTGTGGGGAGTAGAGAGCGCTGTAAAATACCGGGTATCGTCCGCGTTGACGACACAAGTGAGCTACTTTTATAATCAATCGGAGATTAAGAAATATGAGACCAATCCTGAATATGTAGGTAGGGAGATGAGTGACAATCCCCATAGTATATACTCGGCGGCACTGATTTATGATCATCCGCGTGTGGGACATGCGAGCATATGGGGGAGACATACAGGCGCTTTCTTCGGCGATCTGGAGAATACCGTCGAGAAGAAAATGGAGTCAGTGACTGTAGTGGACCTCAAGCTGGCTAGAAGCTTTGGCCCAATTGGTGTAAATTTCACCGTGAACAACCTATTCGACAAACTCTATTTTGGCAGCTACACGTCGGCCAAGAGCTACTATTATGCTCCGGCAAGGACGATACTGCTTGGTATTAATTACAACTTATAA
- a CDS encoding helix-turn-helix domain-containing protein translates to MRKKEKFIPIKTMTDASNSGIVIAKASFDEHDIMSLDDARRSHRDDYHSFFLLEKGTTDIEIDFQQYTITPFSILYTHPHQVHRIVAMESVSGSFLGISSENINPVYLHLLEEIAPLKPLLLERDVFSILSDSVSLSITLSQRRHERLYHTLLKDSCNTLIGLITSQYLEVAHAADKLSRSEVITKSFKLALQRDFLTIKRPTAYAEALNITTSYLNECVKEATGHPVSYHIQQRLILEAKRLLYHSDKSVKEVADTLGFEDYAYFSRFFSKAVGMSALAFRNKNRV, encoded by the coding sequence ATGCGTAAGAAAGAAAAGTTCATTCCGATAAAGACGATGACCGATGCGTCCAACAGCGGCATCGTTATCGCTAAGGCATCCTTTGATGAGCACGATATCATGAGTTTGGATGATGCTCGACGGTCGCATCGCGACGACTATCATTCTTTTTTCTTGCTAGAAAAGGGCACGACCGATATCGAGATTGATTTTCAGCAATACACCATCACTCCCTTTTCTATCCTATACACCCACCCACACCAAGTGCATCGCATCGTCGCTATGGAAAGTGTCAGCGGTAGCTTTCTGGGAATCAGCAGTGAAAATATCAATCCCGTATATCTCCATTTGCTGGAAGAGATCGCTCCCTTGAAGCCGTTGCTATTGGAGCGAGATGTATTTTCCATCTTATCCGACAGTGTTTCATTATCGATTACACTATCTCAGCGGAGACATGAGCGATTGTACCACACTTTATTAAAAGACAGTTGCAATACCCTGATTGGGCTGATCACCTCGCAATACTTAGAAGTCGCCCACGCTGCTGATAAGCTTTCCAGATCCGAGGTGATTACCAAGAGTTTCAAACTTGCGCTGCAGCGGGACTTTCTGACGATCAAGCGGCCCACCGCCTATGCCGAAGCGCTTAATATCACGACGTCTTATCTAAACGAATGTGTCAAGGAGGCCACTGGCCATCCTGTGTCCTATCATATCCAACAGCGTCTGATATTGGAGGCCAAGCGATTGCTCTACCATTCAGACAAATCCGTAAAGGAAGTTGCCGACACGTTAGGCTTTGAAGATTACGCCTATTTCTCCCGATTCTTCAGTAAAGCTGTAGGTATGTCTGCTTTGGCATTCCGGAATAAAAACCGCGTTTAG
- a CDS encoding MIP family channel protein, whose translation MKIETYSKFVAELIGTFGLVLFGCGAAAIAGVDTAGGLSGLGLLGIATAFGLSVVVFAYAIGGISGCHINPAVTIGVLAAGRLSAKDAGVYILAQLIGALLGAFVLQQILSGQLAGFQAGEWAYGSNGWGQGYQNEYGVVAAFTTEAVLTFLFLFVILATTSNVGNGTMAGLAIGFTLLLIHLVAIPVTGTSVNPARSFGPAVLAGGVALSQLWLFIVAPIVGALVAAGVWRAIAPKAE comes from the coding sequence ATGAAAATAGAAACGTATTCAAAATTTGTCGCTGAGCTGATTGGTACATTCGGTTTGGTGCTCTTTGGTTGTGGTGCAGCTGCAATAGCAGGTGTAGATACCGCAGGTGGCCTATCCGGTTTGGGCCTATTGGGTATTGCCACCGCTTTTGGTCTGTCAGTAGTGGTATTTGCCTATGCTATTGGTGGGATCTCGGGCTGCCATATCAACCCCGCTGTGACAATAGGTGTATTGGCTGCGGGCCGTCTATCTGCAAAAGATGCAGGAGTCTACATCTTGGCGCAATTGATAGGAGCCTTGTTGGGAGCATTTGTGCTACAACAGATTTTAAGCGGACAATTAGCCGGTTTCCAGGCTGGTGAATGGGCCTATGGGTCAAATGGCTGGGGGCAAGGGTATCAAAACGAATATGGGGTTGTGGCAGCGTTTACAACTGAAGCGGTGCTGACATTCCTCTTCCTATTCGTGATATTGGCTACGACCTCTAACGTAGGAAATGGTACAATGGCTGGATTGGCAATCGGCTTTACGCTGTTGCTCATTCACCTTGTAGCGATACCTGTGACTGGAACTTCTGTCAATCCAGCACGCTCATTTGGCCCTGCTGTGTTGGCGGGTGGAGTGGCACTTTCACAGCTGTGGTTATTTATTGTCGCGCCAATAGTTGGTGCGCTGGTCGCAGCAGGAGTGTGGCGGGCAATAGCACCCAAAGCGGAGTGA
- a CDS encoding siderophore-interacting protein, which yields MISNIPKWAGGLLESLVGQRAEVIATIHLSPYLKKVRFQANISRMNFQVGYASVIRVNETAYRNYTVAYHDSRAGILDIIFHIHGNGPGSEYAHSLRVGDQLYISSPRGHKVYDPRKQRQFLFGDETSLGLACSLLPFLKENKHTFAFYFELDDINKNVPASLGLENYSIYPKNQLFSDEERVRELPICVDSDWIDANFVLTGNVKAIQTFRKVLKNNGASHLYAQGYWLQGKKGL from the coding sequence ATGATATCAAACATACCCAAATGGGCAGGAGGTTTACTCGAAAGCCTTGTTGGCCAACGTGCCGAGGTGATCGCGACCATACATCTCAGCCCATATTTAAAAAAAGTGCGCTTTCAGGCCAATATCTCGCGAATGAATTTTCAAGTCGGCTATGCCAGTGTCATTCGCGTGAATGAGACAGCGTACCGAAATTACACCGTTGCATACCATGATAGTCGTGCAGGTATCCTAGATATTATCTTTCATATCCACGGGAACGGTCCAGGTAGTGAATATGCGCACAGCCTGCGTGTAGGTGACCAGCTCTATATCAGTAGTCCAAGGGGACATAAGGTATACGACCCGAGGAAGCAACGGCAGTTCTTGTTTGGAGACGAAACCTCCCTCGGTTTGGCTTGCTCCCTACTTCCCTTTTTAAAGGAAAATAAACATACGTTCGCATTCTACTTCGAATTGGATGATATAAATAAAAACGTCCCAGCATCATTGGGATTGGAAAACTATAGTATATACCCCAAAAATCAATTATTCTCCGATGAAGAACGGGTTCGGGAGCTCCCCATATGCGTAGATAGCGATTGGATAGATGCCAATTTTGTATTAACAGGCAATGTGAAGGCTATTCAAACGTTCCGAAAAGTGCTGAAAAACAATGGCGCGAGCCACCTATATGCCCAAGGCTATTGGCTACAGGGGAAGAAAGGATTGTAA